The following proteins are co-located in the Poseidonibacter antarcticus genome:
- the qhpG gene encoding flavin-dependent monooxygenase QhpG has translation MNQNQDKQIIIIGAGIAGCTSAIGLKKLGFDVTIIYKNRPFISYEGFSEKTKEGLISQECIKASKLLDKQSLRNSNWANSSNQVNYEYVVCRKDLDEALLNDVKEKDIKIIEAKVIGSIDDKNNKAKIICKINENKFELLADFIVDARGRFTPFKDEYICGPKNFSLLQELEISDIDENKTSIDSVKDGWIWQAYVGNKKGYIQFSCDEDFANKVNNFDDLLKILNMQDRSFWSLKTSKPIGKIVKRDSYCKIHKEIINTKMMLIGDSASSIDPLSGNGAFQAMSMSSIAPFVINTILNKEEYEQKVAMNFYKSRVEFIFDKFTKVGKKFYCLEKRFKSDFWDKRQNWPKDKIVEHQIKLPRIEKRAVVNNSFIYENNVVITKDNPMGVWCFGNIEVANLAKYCLEEKNEEYLEYFEKFCKDKHLDEKFYIALKRWFISQEILV, from the coding sequence ATGAACCAAAACCAAGATAAACAAATCATTATTATTGGAGCTGGAATTGCAGGATGTACAAGTGCAATTGGACTTAAAAAATTAGGATTTGATGTAACAATAATATATAAAAATAGACCCTTTATCTCTTATGAAGGTTTTAGTGAAAAAACAAAAGAAGGTTTAATCTCTCAAGAATGTATAAAGGCTTCAAAATTATTAGACAAACAATCTTTAAGAAATTCAAATTGGGCAAATTCTTCAAATCAAGTCAACTATGAATATGTTGTTTGTAGAAAAGATTTAGATGAAGCATTACTTAATGATGTAAAAGAAAAAGATATAAAAATAATCGAAGCAAAAGTTATTGGATCAATTGATGATAAGAATAATAAAGCAAAAATTATATGCAAAATAAATGAAAATAAGTTTGAATTATTAGCAGATTTTATAGTTGATGCAAGAGGAAGATTTACACCTTTTAAAGATGAATATATTTGTGGCCCTAAGAATTTTTCATTATTACAAGAATTAGAAATATCAGATATAGATGAAAATAAAACTTCAATTGATTCTGTAAAAGATGGTTGGATTTGGCAAGCTTATGTTGGAAATAAAAAAGGATATATCCAATTTTCTTGTGATGAAGATTTTGCAAATAAAGTTAATAATTTTGATGATTTATTAAAAATTTTAAATATGCAAGATAGAAGTTTTTGGTCTTTAAAAACTTCTAAACCTATTGGAAAAATAGTGAAAAGAGATTCTTATTGTAAAATTCATAAAGAGATAATAAATACAAAAATGATGCTAATAGGCGATAGTGCTTCAAGTATTGACCCACTTTCTGGAAATGGTGCTTTTCAAGCTATGAGTATGTCTAGTATCGCTCCTTTTGTTATAAATACGATTTTAAATAAAGAAGAGTATGAACAAAAAGTAGCTATGAACTTTTATAAAAGTAGGGTAGAGTTTATTTTTGATAAGTTTACAAAAGTAGGTAAGAAATTTTATTGTTTAGAAAAAAGATTTAAAAGTGATTTTTGGGATAAAAGACAAAATTGGCCAAAAGATAAGATAGTGGAACATCAAATAAAATTGCCAAGAATAGAAAAAAGAGCAGTAGTTAATAATTCATTTATTTATGAAAATAATGTTGTTATTACAAAAGATAACCCAATGGGAGTTTGGTGTTTTGGGAATATTGAAGTAGCAAATCTAGCTAAATATTGTTTAGAAGAAAAAAATGAAGAATATTTAGAGTATTTTGAGAAGTTTTGTAAAGATAAACATCTCGATGAGAAGTTTTATATTGCATTAAAAAGATGGTTTATTTCTCAAGAGATTTTAGTATAA
- the qhpC gene encoding quinohemoprotein amine dehydrogenase subunit gamma — MGLFKPLNPKADLLNKSIKEGTEKEVVAMQSIVGCTSTFDPGWEVDAFGGVAGLCQPMEADLYGCSDPCWWPTQVPDTMNNPGWSSKSPSSSKDWRKLSSVFPIDED, encoded by the coding sequence ATGGGCTTATTTAAACCTTTAAATCCAAAAGCAGATTTATTAAATAAATCTATAAAAGAGGGAACAGAGAAAGAAGTTGTTGCAATGCAAAGTATTGTTGGATGTACATCTACATTTGATCCAGGTTGGGAAGTAGATGCCTTTGGTGGAGTTGCTGGTTTATGTCAACCAATGGAAGCAGATCTTTATGGATGTTCAGATCCATGTTGGTGGCCAACACAAGTTCCAGATACTATGAATAACCCAGGTTGGAGTTCAAAATCTCCTTCAAGCTCAAAAGATTGGAGAAAGCTAAGTTCTGTTTTCCCAATAGATGAAGATTAA
- a CDS encoding ABC transporter ATP-binding protein, producing MIKNRALNKLIVYIFKEKRTIIFLLAISMIASVIAIIQPLLMQKFIDDALILKSIDNFYFYVTLIVVVSICSIVLSVFLQYKYTALSVKILYNLRIDIFEKIFLNNKLFFQRNRIGDLLSRLEGDISELQRFGIDSIFALFSAILGLVGAVCIMFFYDSTLAFFALILFPIEFFLLKPIYPKMHNVTKEVRQSSAVIGSFIIESLRYINFLKKFNNIEDRKETLVLLQDKNKDNILKQQKVQIIFTQIPVIISLIARTALIVYGGIKVINGDISIGALIAFLSYFAMVLSPVHTLLGILNNIPKLQVSINRLNEILPNESARKEDIKLPRALDIEFKNVSFSYDNKNILFENLNLKIKHKEKIVLLGNNGSGKSTLIDLLTSFIDVNNGEILLNGVNIKKIKNETIQNSIGLVEQNPVILSTTLKENLLIAKKDISDEVLINVLKKVGLDLWFKSLANALNTILSEGGQDLSGGQKQRLSIARLILKNPSILVMDEPTSSLDKEFVKIIDKLIDENFKDSTKIIISHHDCYKNAKYYKLENKTIKNIKSIENE from the coding sequence ATGATAAAAAACAGAGCTTTAAATAAATTAATTGTATATATATTTAAAGAAAAAAGAACTATTATTTTTTTACTTGCTATCTCTATGATAGCAAGTGTAATTGCGATAATACAACCTTTATTAATGCAAAAATTTATTGATGATGCTTTGATATTAAAAAGTATTGATAATTTCTACTTCTATGTTACATTAATTGTTGTTGTATCAATTTGTTCAATAGTTCTTTCTGTTTTTTTACAATACAAATATACAGCCTTATCTGTAAAAATTTTATATAATCTAAGAATAGATATTTTTGAAAAAATATTTTTAAATAATAAACTTTTTTTTCAAAGAAATCGAATAGGTGATTTACTTTCAAGACTTGAAGGTGATATTAGTGAACTTCAAAGATTTGGTATTGATTCTATTTTTGCACTTTTTTCTGCAATATTAGGACTTGTTGGTGCTGTTTGTATTATGTTTTTTTATGATTCAACTTTAGCTTTTTTTGCTTTGATTTTATTTCCAATTGAATTCTTTTTGTTAAAACCAATTTATCCAAAAATGCATAATGTTACAAAAGAAGTTAGACAAAGTAGTGCAGTTATAGGAAGTTTTATAATTGAGTCTTTACGATATATCAATTTTTTGAAAAAGTTTAATAATATTGAAGATAGAAAAGAAACATTAGTTTTATTACAAGATAAAAATAAAGATAATATTCTTAAACAACAAAAAGTTCAGATAATATTTACACAAATACCAGTAATCATAAGTTTAATAGCAAGAACTGCTTTAATAGTTTATGGTGGAATAAAAGTAATAAATGGTGACATCTCAATAGGAGCATTAATTGCTTTTTTAAGTTATTTTGCAATGGTTTTATCACCTGTTCATACACTCTTAGGAATATTAAACAATATTCCAAAACTACAAGTTAGTATTAATAGATTAAATGAAATTTTACCTAATGAATCAGCTAGAAAAGAAGATATAAAACTTCCTAGAGCTTTAGATATAGAGTTTAAAAATGTTTCTTTTTCTTATGATAATAAAAATATCTTATTTGAAAATCTAAATCTCAAAATAAAACATAAAGAAAAGATAGTTTTACTTGGAAATAATGGGAGTGGGAAAAGTACATTAATTGATTTATTAACAAGTTTTATTGATGTTAATAATGGTGAGATATTATTAAATGGTGTTAATATTAAAAAAATAAAAAATGAAACTATTCAAAATAGTATTGGTTTAGTAGAACAAAATCCCGTGATTTTATCAACAACATTAAAAGAAAATCTTCTAATTGCAAAAAAAGATATAAGTGATGAGGTATTGATTAATGTATTGAAAAAAGTTGGTTTAGATTTATGGTTTAAAAGTTTAGCAAATGCATTAAATACAATACTTAGTGAAGGTGGTCAAGATTTATCAGGGGGACAAAAACAACGACTTTCAATTGCCCGACTTATTCTGAAAAACCCTTCAATTTTGGTTATGGATGAGCCTACATCTTCTTTAGATAAAGAATTTGTAAAAATAATTGATAAATTAATTGATGAAAACTTTAAAGATTCTACAAAAATTATAATCTCACATCATGATTGTTATAAAAATGCAAAATATTATAAGTTAGAAAATAAGACTATTAAAAATATTAAAAGTATAGAAAATGAATAA
- the peaD gene encoding quinohemoprotein amine dehydrogenase subunit beta, which produces MKKNLILSTLILSIFISGCSFSQPSTSSLKEQNLELKKDRDYLATISRKNVLHIIDGKTDKLYKTCKLQGDYMSGGIIISPEGTKAYVLQDNWGAVYGYDLNTCENFFKAKFSHDNVRAMSLYSFTLSKDGKKLYTISNPTEMQIDRYKVLDPVFKTFNTDDGLEAKAINSFKAPRQITVMATADDGSIYASGANLYKINPEKKEVTIAAKARHWDRKNYSSPDTLAMWPIGNVSNEFLLMYTAAKFPNDKMNMDEAQFVWGATRLDLTTGEIVQEDFAPLETVMFTGMTNPKDSNILYGVLTDLTKFDRKNQKVIKRVDLDHTYYCINFSTDASKIYLGGTYNHVAIYDPETLEKIKTIVLPDGDVGAGTLQVFRVK; this is translated from the coding sequence ATGAAAAAAAATTTAATATTATCAACACTTATTTTAAGTATCTTTATATCAGGTTGTAGTTTTTCTCAACCATCAACTTCTAGTTTAAAAGAACAAAACTTAGAACTTAAAAAAGATAGAGATTATTTAGCAACAATAAGTAGAAAAAATGTATTACATATAATTGATGGTAAAACAGATAAATTATATAAAACTTGTAAGTTGCAAGGTGATTATATGTCAGGGGGAATAATTATTTCACCCGAAGGGACAAAAGCTTATGTATTACAAGATAATTGGGGTGCTGTTTATGGGTATGATTTAAATACTTGTGAAAATTTCTTTAAAGCAAAATTCTCACATGATAATGTAAGAGCAATGTCTCTTTATTCATTTACTTTAAGTAAAGATGGTAAAAAGTTATATACTATTTCAAATCCTACGGAAATGCAAATAGATAGATATAAAGTATTAGATCCTGTATTTAAAACTTTTAATACAGATGATGGATTAGAAGCAAAAGCTATAAATAGTTTTAAAGCTCCAAGACAAATCACTGTAATGGCAACTGCTGATGATGGTAGTATTTATGCATCTGGCGCTAATTTATATAAAATTAATCCAGAAAAAAAAGAAGTTACAATTGCTGCAAAAGCAAGACATTGGGATAGAAAAAATTATTCATCTCCTGATACTTTAGCTATGTGGCCAATTGGTAATGTATCAAATGAATTTTTACTTATGTATACAGCTGCAAAATTTCCAAATGATAAAATGAATATGGATGAAGCCCAATTTGTTTGGGGTGCAACTAGACTAGATTTAACAACGGGAGAAATTGTACAAGAAGATTTTGCTCCTTTAGAAACTGTTATGTTTACAGGAATGACTAATCCAAAAGATTCAAATATTTTATATGGAGTTTTAACTGATTTAACAAAATTTGATAGAAAAAATCAAAAAGTAATAAAAAGAGTTGATTTAGATCATACATATTATTGTATAAACTTCTCTACTGATGCTTCTAAAATTTACTTAGGTGGAACATATAATCATGTTGCTATTTATGATCCTGAAACATTAGAAAAAATAAAAACAATTGTTTTACCTGATGGTGATGTTGGAGCTGGAACTCTTCAAGTATTTAGAGTTAAATAA
- a CDS encoding TorF family putative porin, with translation MIKIKSLLLSSIIACGTITNVQASNIDVIASISGTSNYISRGMTQSNDKGAVFVEGTVLYGGFFGGLWASNVEFEGADADSEIDLYLGYATVLGNLETSLSYTRFLYPNSNDIPTLDEVAIELVYPIDKLSIGGKYIWGVYTENDGEKYDYYEGFASYDFDILKLNSSAGSMQDTGDNFTIGISKDFEISDTALNLDLSYTKFYDDNTSSNDQENVYATITYAF, from the coding sequence ATGATAAAAATAAAATCACTATTATTAAGTTCAATTATTGCCTGTGGAACTATTACAAATGTACAAGCAAGTAATATAGATGTTATTGCAAGTATATCTGGAACATCTAACTATATATCAAGAGGGATGACACAATCAAATGATAAAGGTGCTGTTTTTGTAGAAGGAACAGTATTATATGGAGGATTTTTTGGTGGACTTTGGGCATCAAATGTTGAATTTGAAGGTGCGGATGCTGATTCTGAGATAGATTTATACCTTGGTTATGCAACTGTATTAGGAAACTTAGAAACTTCTCTTTCTTATACTAGATTTTTATATCCTAATTCTAATGATATTCCTACTTTAGATGAAGTTGCTATAGAATTAGTTTATCCTATTGATAAATTATCTATTGGAGGTAAGTATATATGGGGTGTTTATACTGAAAATGATGGTGAAAAGTATGATTATTATGAAGGATTTGCTTCATATGATTTTGATATATTAAAACTTAATTCTAGTGCTGGTTCAATGCAAGATACAGGAGATAACTTTACAATTGGAATTTCAAAAGATTTTGAAATATCAGATACTGCATTAAATTTAGATTTATCTTATACAAAGTTTTATGATGACAATACTTCTAGTAATGACCAAGAAAATGTTTATGCTACAATTACCTATGCATTTTAA
- a CDS encoding MFS transporter, with protein sequence MREKLRLKSESIYEKMMNEEDARVCKAIDENACKVVPGNFFLTIISYFFNKLADSVANTKVIIPWIMEALNVPLFLIAFLVPIRESGALLPQLLIAAYVRKLPIRKYIWSIGALLQAFSMIGIGIVAWNMQGLNAGIAIITLIILFSLARGLSSVAAKDVLGKTIPKTRRGALNGYSGSLAGLLIIGLGIYFLLVGEKPFSPQNFGILLFIAGFFWIIAAIVYSKINEFDGETDGGGNAISVALKKIGLLKTDKDFRNFVISRALFLCSVLSAPFFVILAQQHANSNTYLLGLFILAGGLADFLSSVVWGKLSDVSSKRSMILGASISTILGFLVFILATFFENIFSVIWIMPLIYFALIVGYQGIRIGRKTYLVDLAGGNRRTDYVAVSNTIIGVILLFTGFIGTLSTIIGLNGIILLLSIFGLLGIIMASKLPEIQEED encoded by the coding sequence ATGAGAGAAAAACTTAGATTAAAATCAGAATCAATTTATGAAAAAATGATGAATGAAGAAGATGCTAGAGTTTGTAAAGCTATTGATGAAAATGCTTGTAAAGTAGTTCCTGGAAACTTTTTCTTAACTATTATTAGCTATTTTTTTAATAAACTTGCAGATTCAGTTGCAAATACAAAAGTGATTATTCCTTGGATTATGGAAGCACTTAATGTTCCTCTTTTTTTAATTGCTTTTTTAGTTCCAATACGTGAATCAGGTGCCCTACTTCCTCAACTTTTAATAGCTGCTTATGTTAGAAAACTTCCTATAAGAAAATACATTTGGTCTATTGGTGCACTTTTACAAGCATTTAGTATGATAGGTATTGGAATCGTAGCTTGGAATATGCAAGGGTTAAATGCAGGTATTGCAATCATTACTTTAATCATACTTTTTAGTTTAGCACGTGGACTTAGTTCTGTTGCTGCAAAAGATGTACTTGGTAAAACTATTCCAAAAACTAGACGTGGTGCTTTAAATGGATATTCTGGAAGTTTGGCAGGACTTTTAATAATAGGTCTTGGAATATATTTTCTTCTTGTAGGAGAAAAACCATTTTCACCTCAAAACTTTGGGATACTGCTTTTTATTGCTGGTTTCTTTTGGATAATTGCAGCTATTGTTTATTCAAAAATTAATGAATTTGATGGAGAAACAGATGGTGGTGGAAATGCAATAAGCGTTGCTCTAAAGAAAATTGGTTTATTAAAAACGGATAAAGATTTTAGAAATTTTGTAATTTCAAGAGCATTATTTTTATGTTCAGTATTATCTGCACCATTTTTTGTAATATTAGCACAACAACACGCAAACTCTAATACTTATCTTTTAGGTCTATTTATACTAGCTGGTGGTTTGGCAGATTTTTTATCGTCAGTAGTTTGGGGAAAACTTTCAGATGTTTCTAGTAAAAGATCTATGATACTAGGTGCAAGTATTTCTACAATCTTAGGATTTTTGGTATTTATTCTAGCTACATTTTTTGAAAATATCTTTTCAGTTATTTGGATAATGCCTTTGATATATTTTGCATTAATAGTTGGTTATCAAGGCATTAGAATAGGAAGAAAAACTTATTTAGTAGATTTAGCTGGTGGAAATAGAAGAACTGATTATGTGGCTGTTAGTAATACTATTATAGGAGTGATTTTACTTTTTACTGGATTTATTGGAACACTTTCTACAATTATTGGATTAAATGGAATAATCTTATTATTGTCAATTTTTGGATTACTTGGAATTATAATGGCTTCTAAGTTACCTGAAATACAAGAAGAAGATTAA
- the qhpE gene encoding subtilisin-like serine protease QhpE, with protein MNKEIFVAILDSGCSFDTFDKVSVQIDDNHNCKISDQKKINFNHGDVIANIIKAENINIYDIQVFDENLTTTPIQVFHALKYLLDKKVDVINLSLGFTSNFVEIKELCEKLIKKGVTIIASYPRRSNTNIYPASYDEVIKVTSEFMVKDEKVVALEAEKLFFGANPFSNKKEVTGSSVSVAKFTSEFCEYLKKGYTKKEILNEFSQRRVNEPKPR; from the coding sequence ATGAATAAAGAAATTTTTGTAGCTATTTTAGACAGTGGTTGTAGTTTTGATACTTTTGACAAAGTATCTGTACAAATTGATGATAATCATAATTGCAAAATAAGTGATCAAAAAAAGATAAATTTTAATCATGGTGATGTTATTGCAAATATAATAAAAGCAGAAAATATAAATATTTATGACATACAAGTTTTTGATGAAAATCTAACAACTACACCAATTCAAGTTTTTCATGCTTTAAAATATTTGCTTGATAAAAAAGTTGATGTAATAAATCTAAGTTTAGGTTTTACAAGTAATTTTGTAGAAATAAAAGAATTATGTGAAAAGTTAATAAAAAAAGGTGTAACAATAATAGCTTCTTATCCAAGACGTTCTAATACTAATATTTATCCAGCTTCCTATGATGAAGTGATTAAAGTAACATCTGAGTTTATGGTTAAAGATGAAAAAGTTGTTGCCTTAGAAGCTGAAAAATTATTCTTTGGAGCAAATCCTTTCTCAAATAAAAAAGAAGTAACAGGTTCTAGTGTTTCAGTTGCTAAGTTTACAAGTGAATTTTGTGAATATCTAAAAAAAGGATATACAAAAAAAGAAATTTTAAATGAATTCTCACAAAGGAGAGTAAATGAACCAAAACCAAGATAA
- the peaB gene encoding quinohemoprotein amine dehydrogenase maturation protein, protein MSNNELKINKENYRIVRKDEQNLLFHVPSTSLFELDEENEKLINKLQGNQIDINDFTKEEIIELEKLNIVGGNPEKHEYIEVKKFPATTLILNIASGCNLSCTYCYKADLETLDNSGNMTFETARLAIDQLYAGAPNQPIYNVTFFGGEPLSNFTLIQEVTKYAVKFFQERKALVDFTITTNGTLLTKEIINYLQAYKFGVTISIDGPKEIHNKTRLTNAGTGSYDAVRKKVKLLLSMYTNRPIGARVTLTRGVTQIEEIWDHLFNDLKFAEVGFAPATASDDAIFNLSEHELLKVFNEFKLMGEKYIDAALEGEFNGFSNIHRLLGDIHAGRKKKLPCGAGVGLLAVSYEGNFDLCHRFTGTDFGNFGNVKTGLDKPKLSNFIEKRLNTNDGDCSTCHIRNLCAGGCYHESYIRYNDPSKAVLHYCDIMRDWIDFGLYAYSKIRNNNPEFFDLYFREEKGDVNGLI, encoded by the coding sequence ATGAGTAATAATGAATTAAAAATAAATAAAGAGAATTATCGAATTGTTAGAAAAGATGAGCAAAATTTACTTTTTCATGTTCCTTCAACTTCTCTTTTTGAACTTGATGAAGAAAATGAAAAACTAATTAATAAACTTCAAGGAAATCAAATAGATATTAATGATTTTACGAAAGAAGAGATTATTGAATTAGAAAAATTAAATATAGTAGGTGGAAACCCAGAAAAGCATGAGTATATAGAAGTTAAAAAATTTCCAGCAACTACATTAATTTTAAATATCGCATCTGGATGTAATCTAAGTTGCACATATTGTTATAAAGCAGATTTAGAAACATTAGATAACAGTGGAAACATGACATTTGAAACGGCTAGATTAGCTATTGACCAGTTATATGCTGGTGCACCAAATCAGCCAATATACAATGTTACTTTTTTTGGAGGAGAACCTTTAAGTAACTTTACCTTGATTCAAGAAGTTACAAAATATGCAGTAAAGTTCTTCCAAGAAAGAAAAGCTTTAGTTGATTTTACAATTACAACAAATGGAACATTATTAACAAAAGAGATTATTAATTATTTACAAGCTTATAAATTTGGTGTAACTATTAGTATTGATGGTCCAAAAGAAATTCATAATAAAACAAGACTTACAAATGCAGGAACTGGAAGTTATGATGCAGTTAGGAAAAAAGTAAAATTACTTTTAAGTATGTATACCAATAGACCAATTGGAGCAAGAGTTACACTTACAAGAGGTGTAACACAAATTGAAGAAATTTGGGATCATTTATTTAATGATTTAAAATTTGCAGAAGTTGGATTTGCACCTGCAACTGCAAGTGATGATGCAATATTTAATCTTAGTGAACATGAATTATTAAAAGTTTTTAATGAATTTAAACTAATGGGAGAAAAATATATTGATGCAGCTTTAGAAGGTGAGTTCAATGGATTTTCAAATATACATAGACTATTAGGTGATATTCATGCGGGAAGAAAGAAAAAACTACCATGTGGTGCAGGTGTTGGTCTTTTAGCAGTAAGTTATGAAGGGAACTTTGACTTATGTCATAGATTTACAGGAACAGATTTTGGGAATTTTGGAAATGTAAAAACAGGACTTGATAAACCAAAATTATCAAACTTTATTGAGAAAAGATTAAATACAAATGATGGAGATTGTTCAACTTGTCATATTAGAAATTTATGTGCAGGTGGTTGTTATCATGAAAGTTATATTAGATATAACGATCCATCAAAAGCAGTTTTACACTACTGCGATATTATGAGAGATTGGATAGATTTTGGATTATATGCATATTCAAAAATTAGAAATAATAATCCAGAGTTTTTTGACTTATATTTTAGAGAAGAAAAAGGAGATGTAAATGGGCTTATTTAA
- the peaA gene encoding quinohemoprotein amine dehydrogenase subunit alpha, which produces MKTKSLNSILKVSIGLLLGTVSLNASSIIDGKTILDTKCVACHISTSNSSEGLSRISDLRKTPEGWFMTVDRMQKDHGLILTKEEEKSVVKYLADIQGLNYEETKPLRYILEKTPNYQEDFENTMFVESCARCHSGARVGLQRRTLDEWKNLVNFHLGKFPTLEYEALARDRDWFNIAINEVSPMLAKKYGNDKKFNLEKVNFEGTWNLFGHKLGDGDFYGTMTLSKDSIDKYKVSFDGKFTDGRDFKASGIANVFSGYEFRSTLSIDGKKYNQVFAVNPKTYELSGSMFETLHSEEYASIKGVKSTNSKTNILGIYPKSIKAGTNGIITIFGNNLDKSVKLSTGLKLNKILEKSKNKIVLDVSASSKYDSKLISLNIGSNNFKDKLVVYKKIDSLKVLPSYAIARVGDGGGAMPKQHAIFEATGYLAGVDGKIGTDDDISIGKVDAKWSIAPFDQRAAADQDVKFVGEMDAFSGRFTPSFAGPNPKRKFSTNNAGNIKVIATYKDGNKIFSADSHMMVTVQKWVNPPIN; this is translated from the coding sequence TTGAAGACTAAAAGTTTAAATTCAATACTAAAAGTAAGTATTGGTCTTTTGTTAGGAACAGTTAGTTTAAATGCATCAAGCATAATTGATGGGAAAACTATACTTGATACTAAATGTGTAGCATGTCATATCTCTACATCTAATTCATCTGAGGGTTTAAGCAGAATTTCTGACTTAAGAAAAACACCTGAGGGTTGGTTTATGACTGTAGATAGAATGCAAAAGGATCATGGACTGATTCTAACAAAAGAAGAAGAAAAAAGTGTTGTTAAGTATTTAGCAGATATTCAAGGATTAAATTATGAAGAGACTAAACCCTTAAGATATATCCTAGAAAAAACACCTAATTATCAAGAAGATTTTGAAAATACAATGTTTGTAGAATCATGTGCTAGATGTCACAGTGGTGCTAGAGTTGGATTACAAAGAAGAACACTTGACGAATGGAAAAATCTTGTTAACTTTCATTTAGGAAAATTTCCAACTTTAGAATACGAAGCATTAGCAAGAGATAGAGATTGGTTTAATATTGCTATAAATGAAGTTTCGCCAATGTTAGCAAAAAAATATGGAAATGATAAAAAATTTAATTTAGAAAAAGTAAATTTTGAAGGAACTTGGAATTTATTTGGACATAAATTAGGTGATGGTGATTTTTATGGAACAATGACCCTTTCTAAAGATTCAATAGATAAGTATAAAGTATCATTTGATGGTAAATTTACTGATGGAAGAGATTTTAAAGCAAGTGGAATTGCAAATGTATTTAGCGGTTATGAGTTTAGATCTACATTAAGTATTGATGGAAAAAAATATAACCAAGTATTTGCAGTTAATCCAAAAACTTATGAATTAAGTGGAAGTATGTTTGAAACTCTTCATTCTGAAGAATATGCAAGTATTAAAGGTGTAAAAAGTACAAATAGTAAAACTAATATTTTAGGAATATATCCAAAATCTATTAAAGCTGGGACAAATGGAATTATTACAATCTTTGGTAATAACTTAGATAAATCAGTGAAATTATCAACTGGTTTAAAGCTTAATAAGATTTTAGAAAAATCAAAAAATAAAATTGTATTAGATGTAAGTGCTAGTTCAAAATATGATTCTAAACTAATCTCTTTAAATATTGGTTCAAATAATTTTAAAGATAAATTAGTTGTTTATAAAAAAATTGATTCTTTAAAAGTATTACCTTCTTATGCAATAGCTAGAGTTGGAGATGGTGGTGGTGCTATGCCAAAACAACATGCAATTTTTGAAGCAACTGGATACTTAGCAGGAGTTGATGGAAAAATTGGAACAGATGATGATATCTCAATTGGAAAAGTAGATGCTAAATGGAGTATTGCTCCTTTTGATCAAAGAGCAGCAGCAGATCAAGATGTTAAATTTGTAGGTGAAATGGATGCCTTTAGTGGAAGATTTACTCCTTCATTCGCAGGACCAAATCCAAAAAGAAAGTTTAGTACAAATAATGCTGGTAATATTAAAGTTATTGCAACATATAAAGATGGAAATAAAATATTTAGTGCAGATTCTCATATGATGGTAACTGTTCAAAAATGGGTTAATCCCCCAATTAATTAG